From Weissella confusa, a single genomic window includes:
- a CDS encoding phage replisome organizer N-terminal domain-containing protein, protein MPEKRYYWFKLQEDFFNRKEVKLLRKVAGGDTYTVIYLEMLLKSLKTNGKLYFEGIGDSFIEELALDIDEDIENVQVTVEYLRRKGLLLSSDEYEFELTSIKSLVGSESSGAERKRRQREREKQQLIERDNVTGQSRLGHVEIEIEKDIDKEQLRTDERIDNFSNRELDYLANQNMSSLSVPNASAIQTIEKAISDNGFDYSTGPYQLKQKQDLLYYITNDGMQPELVAKAIEITRSSGKSAAYYTNGILENWLAQHILTLKQLETFEAQKQGVSNKYGDKQKKEIW, encoded by the coding sequence ATGCCTGAGAAAAGATATTACTGGTTTAAGTTGCAAGAAGATTTTTTTAACCGTAAGGAAGTGAAGTTGTTGCGCAAGGTTGCGGGTGGCGATACGTACACGGTGATTTATCTTGAAATGCTATTAAAGTCACTTAAGACCAACGGAAAGCTGTATTTCGAAGGCATTGGTGATAGTTTCATCGAAGAACTAGCGCTTGATATTGATGAAGATATTGAGAACGTACAAGTGACCGTTGAATATCTACGTCGTAAGGGCTTACTGCTATCAAGTGATGAGTATGAGTTTGAATTGACCAGCATAAAATCATTGGTCGGATCAGAAAGTTCAGGCGCTGAACGTAAGCGCCGTCAACGTGAACGTGAGAAGCAACAGCTTATTGAGCGTGACAATGTCACAGGTCAGTCACGGTTGGGTCACGTAGAGATAGAGATAGAGAAAGATATAGATAAAGAACAACTACGGACTGATGAGCGTATCGATAACTTTAGTAATAGAGAACTAGATTATCTAGCAAATCAAAACATGTCGTCGTTGTCTGTCCCAAATGCGAGCGCTATTCAAACAATTGAAAAGGCAATCTCTGATAATGGGTTTGATTATTCAACGGGTCCGTACCAGCTCAAACAAAAGCAAGACCTTTTGTATTACATCACTAATGACGGAATGCAACCAGAGTTAGTGGCTAAAGCCATTGAGATTACAAGGTCATCCGGTAAATCGGCAGCCTATTACACAAATGGAATTTTGGAAAATTGGCTTGCTCAACATATTTTGACGCTAAAACAGTTAGAAACGTTCGAGGCACAGAAGCAAGGCGTTTCCAATAAGTACGGTGATAAACAGAAAAAGGAGATTTGGTAA
- a CDS encoding ATP-binding protein, producing MTEDTAVRFAELIAAKSNTKFDKQTFLENFRKGAASKAEDIPEVSGVLAEKIAKFKRGETRKYYPMSLFTSEDIKHFTFENWNANTPARKAVGVSAFMASKQLVQQNSNYVFVGPAGTGKTALAVAVMNKLADVKSIMFVNLVALRSTMLASIDDERAKQDYNLIIRGMKEVELLVMDDFGKESGAGGATDKMTEILYSIVNARIGKSTIVTTNDNLSQLRSKYDESLTSRLIPKDEQKIVLFKDIDDYREA from the coding sequence ATGACCGAAGATACAGCGGTTCGATTCGCTGAACTCATTGCAGCTAAATCCAATACGAAGTTTGATAAGCAAACGTTTTTAGAGAACTTCCGTAAGGGTGCTGCATCAAAAGCTGAAGATATTCCGGAAGTAAGTGGTGTGTTAGCTGAGAAGATTGCCAAGTTCAAGCGTGGTGAAACTCGTAAGTATTACCCAATGTCATTGTTCACGTCAGAAGACATCAAGCATTTTACCTTTGAGAACTGGAATGCTAATACACCTGCTCGAAAGGCAGTTGGCGTATCGGCATTTATGGCTAGCAAGCAGTTGGTTCAACAAAATAGCAACTACGTATTCGTTGGACCAGCTGGTACGGGTAAGACAGCACTAGCGGTGGCTGTGATGAACAAACTGGCTGATGTTAAGTCGATTATGTTCGTCAATCTGGTGGCATTGAGATCAACTATGTTGGCTTCAATTGATGATGAGCGGGCTAAGCAAGATTACAACTTGATTATCCGGGGCATGAAAGAAGTGGAACTACTGGTTATGGATGACTTTGGTAAGGAGTCCGGTGCCGGTGGCGCTACTGACAAGATGACTGAAATTCTGTATTCGATTGTGAATGCACGAATTGGCAAGTCGACGATTGTAACGACGAATGACAATCTAAGCCAACTTAGGAGCAAGTACGACGAGAGTTTGACAAGTCGGCTTATTCCAAAGGACGAGCAAAAGATTGTCTTGTTCAAAGATATTGATGATTATCGGGAGGCTTAA
- a CDS encoding PD-(D/E)XK nuclease-like domain-containing protein — translation MAEEYDYYDPRDAFVHMHASNFKNFLFAGEAEALAQMRGEYEIIPNKTALLVGNYLHSYFESPEAHQQFKDEHPEIISTRGASKGQLKTEYKLAQAMIDRIEADDSIMALINEAPDKESVIEGSIDGVEWRGKLDAVNFEEGYFVDFKTVKSLKEYHGLVGGEWSEHYGDYENFFIGRGYHMQMAAYQEMLRQMTGKNFEVYIVAVSKEDEPMADVYQISQDTLDAGLAEIKVHQPRIVQLINGEVEPDNANTYSRLYRTNYRVDPEHVVTL, via the coding sequence ATGGCTGAAGAATACGACTACTATGACCCACGCGATGCATTTGTTCATATGCACGCTTCAAACTTCAAAAACTTCTTGTTTGCTGGTGAAGCTGAAGCGCTTGCGCAAATGCGTGGCGAGTATGAAATCATTCCAAACAAGACAGCATTGTTAGTTGGAAACTACTTGCACTCATACTTTGAGTCACCAGAAGCGCACCAACAATTTAAGGATGAACATCCTGAAATCATTTCGACTCGTGGTGCTTCGAAAGGTCAACTTAAGACCGAATACAAGCTTGCACAAGCAATGATTGACCGTATTGAAGCTGACGACAGCATTATGGCATTGATCAATGAAGCTCCTGATAAAGAATCTGTTATCGAAGGTTCGATTGATGGTGTTGAATGGCGTGGAAAGTTGGACGCAGTCAATTTTGAAGAAGGTTACTTCGTGGACTTTAAGACAGTTAAGTCATTGAAGGAATATCACGGGTTAGTCGGTGGTGAGTGGTCTGAACATTACGGCGACTATGAGAATTTCTTTATTGGCCGTGGTTACCACATGCAAATGGCAGCATATCAAGAGATGTTGCGCCAAATGACTGGTAAGAACTTCGAAGTATATATCGTTGCGGTAAGCAAGGAAGACGAACCTATGGCTGACGTGTACCAGATTTCGCAAGATACGTTAGATGCGGGACTTGCTGAAATCAAGGTTCACCAGCCACGAATTGTACAGCTTATCAACGGTGAAGTTGAGCCGGACAATGCCAACACGTACAGTCGCTTGTACCGTACAAACTATCGAGTTGATCCAGAACACGTAGTGACGTTGTAA
- a CDS encoding recombinase RecT — translation MAEQNFNVTTTQTQQLIASSVAKDFKGLVETQGFKVPENYHVANALQEAVALLPTIKGIENVTPDSIKKSLFDMVVQGLSPAKTQVYFIVYGRQLQMQRSYFGTQQVLKRLPEIENIAAFIVHEGEDFQVDYNEDGELIVTEHHTDFMKLDNPIVGAYAVITKTDGTKQYEVMTKKQIDASWGQSRQLNVHKKFPEEMAKRTVINRAAKNIINTTDDESALVSAINGTTANEYAEDPRDVTAEVVEKPKGAFARMAKKEAVKPIEQHHEQEQVDELETRTTEPDEAVVEPERETEVVIPQGRLSAANTVSEIKAWLSFNGVSYLATDTKPVLLAKVRDYELEQERGNSVDEELDMPDEEPDWAGDRQSDAPVEPEQTGFSPEAMYGGGVR, via the coding sequence ATGGCAGAACAAAACTTTAATGTAACAACGACACAGACACAACAGTTGATTGCTTCGTCTGTTGCAAAGGATTTCAAGGGATTGGTTGAAACGCAAGGTTTCAAGGTTCCAGAAAACTACCACGTTGCAAATGCATTGCAAGAAGCTGTGGCATTGTTACCAACAATCAAGGGAATTGAGAATGTGACACCCGATTCAATTAAGAAGTCACTATTCGACATGGTGGTTCAAGGATTGAGCCCAGCAAAGACGCAAGTTTACTTCATTGTTTATGGGCGTCAACTTCAGATGCAACGATCATACTTTGGAACTCAACAAGTGCTTAAGCGGTTGCCTGAAATTGAGAATATTGCAGCGTTCATTGTTCACGAAGGTGAAGACTTCCAAGTTGATTACAACGAAGATGGTGAGCTGATTGTTACTGAACACCACACGGACTTCATGAAGCTAGATAACCCCATTGTTGGTGCTTACGCCGTCATCACAAAGACAGACGGTACCAAGCAGTATGAGGTTATGACGAAGAAGCAAATCGACGCATCTTGGGGTCAATCACGTCAATTGAACGTACACAAGAAGTTTCCAGAAGAGATGGCTAAGCGAACAGTAATCAACCGTGCAGCGAAGAACATTATCAACACAACTGATGATGAGAGCGCGTTGGTATCTGCGATTAATGGCACTACCGCGAATGAATATGCTGAGGATCCACGTGATGTCACAGCAGAAGTTGTGGAGAAGCCAAAGGGTGCGTTTGCACGAATGGCTAAAAAAGAGGCTGTGAAGCCAATTGAGCAACATCACGAACAAGAACAAGTTGATGAGCTTGAAACGCGTACAACGGAGCCTGATGAGGCTGTGGTAGAGCCTGAACGCGAAACTGAAGTTGTTATTCCTCAAGGACGATTGAGTGCAGCAAATACTGTTTCTGAAATCAAAGCTTGGTTGTCGTTCAATGGTGTTTCTTACCTTGCAACTGATACTAAGCCAGTGTTGCTTGCGAAAGTTCGAGATTATGAGTTGGAACAAGAGCGTGGTAATAGCGTTGATGAAGAATTGGATATGCCAGATGAAGAACCAGATTGGGCAGGAGACCGACAGTCAGATGCACCGGTAGAGCCTGAACAAACGGGGTTTAGTCCTGAAGCTATGTATGGTGGAGGTGTTCGGTAA
- a CDS encoding ORF6C domain-containing protein has translation MANEVQIFNDLKVKEENGQVMFDAETAAIGLGITQEKNGVTYVQWKRVNNYLNNVSAHVRKDENFISKEVGKGDFITEPQFYKLAIKANNETAERFQDWVTAKVLPSIRKTGGYQTQTMTEMEIVAASANKLVQQEKQIAQIEERQTSTESDLAELKNQMGLPSSMRRRFTKARNKRVAEVMGGYYGAAYQAKTVRSAVYKQLERVIKDRYDIESYGDLPIAKFDEAMRIAQNWQPDEVLMFAINGANEQTLLEA, from the coding sequence ATGGCAAATGAAGTACAAATCTTCAACGACTTGAAGGTTAAGGAAGAAAACGGACAAGTAATGTTCGACGCAGAAACTGCAGCAATTGGGTTGGGCATCACTCAAGAGAAGAATGGCGTCACTTATGTTCAATGGAAGCGTGTAAATAACTATCTAAATAACGTTTCCGCACATGTGCGGAAAGATGAAAATTTCATTTCTAAGGAAGTTGGGAAAGGTGATTTCATTACTGAGCCGCAATTCTACAAGTTAGCAATCAAGGCCAACAACGAGACGGCTGAGCGGTTCCAAGATTGGGTAACAGCTAAAGTTTTGCCAAGCATTCGCAAGACTGGCGGTTATCAAACGCAAACAATGACCGAGATGGAAATTGTGGCCGCAAGTGCGAACAAACTTGTTCAACAAGAAAAGCAAATTGCACAAATCGAAGAACGGCAAACGTCAACTGAAAGTGATCTAGCTGAACTGAAGAACCAAATGGGCTTGCCTAGTTCAATGCGACGTCGATTTACGAAGGCTCGAAATAAGCGTGTGGCAGAGGTTATGGGCGGATATTACGGAGCGGCTTATCAAGCTAAGACGGTTCGAAGTGCGGTGTATAAGCAACTTGAACGAGTCATTAAAGACCGTTATGACATTGAATCATATGGTGACTTGCCAATTGCAAAATTTGATGAAGCTATGCGTATCGCTCAGAACTGGCAACCTGATGAAGTGTTGATGTTTGCGATTAACGGAGCAAATGAGCAAACACTTTTGGAGGCGTAA
- a CDS encoding helix-turn-helix transcriptional regulator: protein MGYTLAQLRVGKRWTQKEAADAIGVSLASWAKWENHKSSPTQRNIDKILTSFNVAYDDIIF, encoded by the coding sequence ATGGGATATACGTTAGCTCAACTTCGTGTTGGTAAGCGTTGGACTCAAAAAGAAGCGGCCGATGCTATAGGCGTTAGCTTAGCTTCATGGGCTAAGTGGGAGAATCACAAGTCGTCGCCGACCCAACGAAATATCGATAAGATACTCACATCATTTAATGTCGCTTATGACGACATTATTTTTTAA
- a CDS encoding helix-turn-helix domain-containing protein → MANDITVAENLKRLRKQHGYTQQQLADILHTAKTTVSTWERGAAKPRMDVAKELANIYSISVSELIGDATETNSPEYINLDEALRKQGVVMEYQGKELSDKAKRKILDILKIVDDDED, encoded by the coding sequence ATGGCTAACGATATAACCGTTGCAGAAAATTTAAAAAGGTTGCGCAAGCAACACGGATACACCCAACAGCAACTTGCTGATATTCTTCACACGGCAAAGACAACTGTTTCAACTTGGGAACGAGGTGCTGCCAAACCAAGAATGGATGTTGCCAAGGAACTCGCAAACATTTACTCAATTTCTGTAAGCGAGTTGATTGGTGATGCCACAGAAACCAATAGTCCTGAATACATCAACTTAGACGAAGCACTCCGCAAACAAGGCGTTGTCATGGAGTACCAAGGAAAAGAACTGTCAGACAAAGCCAAAAGAAAAATCCTCGACATCCTTAAGATTGTAGATGATGACGAGGATTAG
- a CDS encoding SHOCT domain-containing protein yields the protein MFLLLLIIVVVTIIVLVSNSKEKHSKFDKLHENTLFDLRNDGSEVKYSYYGKNSAIYVKKGVPTLYVLDEKFELKEYSLQGISHFIQYNHGLIELFEVDSTNPTVLLDKAHIKVAAFAGQQNLDSYTSVQDLIDFSGSNVKQITWSHTIEYENGTFDLNYREGYFSFGTTDEIYTMESVDSFSWNVGAEQHHYTTKKGRSGAGGAIVGGLTFGVVGAVAGGLARRKSDEIIEGNAYIDSAYADLVINGELSRLWFVSKETENYDKKVAKLYELANLMEKLLPDVEENAAPDNQANQVSARFADLRELKSLLDDGIITQEDFDKKKADILG from the coding sequence ATGTTTTTGCTATTGCTAATAATCGTTGTGGTAACAATTATCGTATTAGTAAGTAACTCAAAAGAAAAACATTCTAAGTTTGATAAGTTACACGAAAACACGCTATTTGATTTACGCAACGACGGATCTGAAGTTAAGTATTCTTATTACGGTAAGAATAGTGCTATATACGTTAAAAAGGGCGTCCCTACTTTATACGTATTGGATGAAAAGTTTGAACTTAAAGAGTATTCACTCCAAGGCATTTCTCATTTCATCCAGTACAACCACGGACTAATCGAGTTGTTTGAAGTTGATTCTACTAACCCAACCGTTTTGTTAGATAAAGCTCACATAAAAGTAGCGGCTTTTGCCGGTCAACAAAACTTAGATTCATACACATCAGTTCAAGATTTAATTGATTTTTCAGGTTCAAACGTAAAGCAAATAACATGGTCTCATACCATTGAGTACGAAAACGGCACGTTCGACCTTAATTATCGTGAAGGATATTTCTCGTTTGGAACTACTGACGAAATATACACTATGGAATCGGTTGACTCATTTTCATGGAACGTTGGTGCAGAACAACACCATTACACTACTAAAAAGGGGCGTTCAGGTGCCGGAGGCGCTATTGTTGGCGGTTTAACATTTGGAGTTGTTGGTGCGGTTGCTGGAGGTTTAGCTCGTCGTAAATCTGATGAAATTATCGAAGGCAACGCGTATATCGACAGCGCATATGCTGACCTAGTTATCAACGGTGAATTAAGCCGTCTTTGGTTTGTATCCAAAGAAACTGAAAACTATGACAAAAAGGTTGCCAAATTGTATGAACTAGCTAACTTAATGGAGAAGCTTCTTCCCGATGTCGAAGAGAACGCAGCACCAGATAACCAAGCAAATCAAGTATCCGCTCGATTTGCAGATTTGCGTGAGCTAAAGTCACTTCTTGATGACGGAATCATCACACAAGAAGATTTTGACAAGAAAAAGGCTGACATTCTGGGTTAA
- a CDS encoding DNA adenine methylase — MVSTFSPLRYPGGKSQLYKFVEGTLSKNSITGTYIEPFAGGAGIAIELLLKNKVSKIVINDFDPSIYSVWYAIINHAEALVELLSSVPFDYATRGDTSPADLANYWNYIKEVHDQFDHDPNSIQNAFTTLMLNRMNVSGIISGGPIGGRTQQGKYKLDSRFNKDTLIKKIMAIAARSADIDLYKLDANELITVISNEPKYEPDNTFIFFDPPYYVQGKNLYLSFINNSQHAILAKNILAMDDYFWITTYDSAPQIADIYHSASQKYTYSLNYTANKRGKFSEYLFASAKTKLAFIEKMSVIAQ, encoded by the coding sequence ATGGTATCAACATTTTCCCCGCTAAGATATCCTGGCGGCAAGTCACAATTGTACAAATTCGTAGAAGGAACCTTAAGTAAAAACTCAATAACTGGTACATACATTGAGCCATTCGCTGGTGGCGCCGGCATTGCTATAGAACTACTTCTAAAAAACAAAGTTTCTAAGATTGTCATTAACGATTTCGATCCAAGCATTTACTCTGTGTGGTACGCAATCATTAATCATGCGGAGGCATTAGTTGAGCTACTTAGTTCAGTGCCGTTCGACTATGCTACTCGTGGTGATACATCTCCAGCTGACCTAGCTAATTATTGGAACTATATTAAGGAGGTACATGATCAGTTTGACCACGATCCTAATTCAATTCAGAATGCATTTACCACATTAATGCTGAACCGAATGAACGTTAGCGGTATCATAAGCGGTGGCCCAATCGGTGGTAGAACCCAACAAGGAAAGTACAAGCTTGATTCCCGTTTTAATAAAGATACTCTCATCAAAAAAATTATGGCCATAGCTGCAAGGTCTGCCGATATCGACCTGTACAAGCTAGATGCAAATGAATTGATTACGGTCATTAGTAATGAACCGAAATATGAACCTGACAACACGTTCATATTCTTCGACCCGCCTTATTATGTTCAAGGGAAAAATCTATATCTTTCCTTCATCAACAATTCGCAGCATGCAATTTTAGCTAAAAACATTTTGGCCATGGACGACTACTTCTGGATCACCACTTATGACAGTGCTCCGCAAATTGCAGATATCTATCATAGTGCTTCACAAAAATATACTTATTCCCTAAACTACACAGCAAACAAACGTGGAAAATTCAGTGAGTACCTATTCGCTAGTGCTAAAACAAAACTAGCGTTCATAGAAAAAATGTCGGTTATTGCACAATAA
- a CDS encoding tyrosine-type recombinase/integrase yields MASIYKRGSTWTANVFVMKDGQRRRKTKSGFRTKAEANGWAMQTEADKVNQTLVLPNKISFPDAFDNWYQTYKEPTLSAATKRWYKFTSGVLHERFNNVRLSSMDRQRFQSFLNDFGKTHAIETARKIKMHVHQMAEAAIIDEKLSKDFTASTKVTGSDGKSSDMKFLEADDMKKLVDHINERLVVTRPVTDMMILTALHTGARYSEIAGLTWTDIDFDNSQISINKTWDMVNKEFKGTKTKGSNRTIDVPTVLVEQLLEWRKVHPETVFVFQGKHAYPPTNNAANKQLEHNLKQIEAEKIITFHGLRHTHASWLLSQGVDVKYVSERLGHSGIEITLSTYTHLLDHERKDEAQRSVNLLNNL; encoded by the coding sequence ATGGCAAGTATTTACAAGCGCGGATCAACTTGGACTGCAAATGTTTTCGTCATGAAAGATGGCCAGCGACGGCGCAAAACAAAGTCTGGTTTCCGAACAAAAGCTGAAGCAAACGGCTGGGCAATGCAGACAGAGGCCGATAAAGTCAATCAAACGCTGGTACTACCTAATAAGATTTCGTTTCCAGACGCTTTTGATAACTGGTACCAGACATACAAAGAGCCTACACTTTCGGCAGCTACTAAGCGCTGGTATAAGTTCACAAGTGGCGTATTACATGAACGTTTTAATAACGTACGTCTATCATCAATGGACCGTCAACGTTTTCAGAGTTTCTTAAATGATTTTGGAAAGACACACGCAATTGAAACAGCTCGCAAAATAAAAATGCACGTTCATCAAATGGCTGAAGCAGCAATCATTGATGAAAAATTATCAAAAGACTTTACTGCTAGCACGAAAGTTACTGGTTCAGATGGCAAGTCTTCTGATATGAAGTTCTTAGAGGCCGACGATATGAAAAAACTTGTTGATCATATTAATGAGCGACTAGTTGTAACACGACCAGTTACCGACATGATGATTCTAACGGCTCTACACACTGGTGCGCGGTATTCAGAAATAGCAGGGTTAACATGGACCGACATTGACTTTGATAACAGCCAAATATCAATAAACAAGACTTGGGACATGGTTAACAAGGAATTCAAGGGTACAAAGACGAAAGGTTCCAATCGCACCATTGATGTGCCGACTGTATTAGTTGAGCAACTGTTAGAGTGGCGTAAAGTACACCCTGAAACAGTTTTTGTATTTCAAGGTAAACATGCCTACCCTCCGACAAACAATGCGGCAAACAAGCAATTAGAGCATAATTTGAAGCAAATTGAAGCCGAAAAGATTATTACGTTTCACGGTTTGCGACACACTCATGCAAGTTGGTTGTTGTCTCAAGGAGTCGATGTGAAATATGTGTCCGAAAGACTTGGTCACTCAGGTATCGAAATCACCTTATCAACGTACACGCACCTACTTGATCATGAACGAAAAGACGAAGCTCAGAGGTCAGTAAACCTACTAAATAACCTATGA
- a CDS encoding antibiotic biosynthesis monooxygenase, with translation MTEYLHVAFGSKAVLQNVRNEHLDHKLLMMVDDEDKSRYQLLEKTTDKKSIFAMPTTYEILASRGETSDIRGWMNFTFITLNDAERDNFIRRYNAYEEGMDEHGFISSFLLQRNDNQHQLVMLSTWNMKSDWELWHAKNDFPLRQYESSNSLYGLMRKQYSFAAFSKQNM, from the coding sequence ATGACTGAATACTTACATGTCGCCTTTGGTTCAAAGGCAGTGTTGCAAAATGTGCGTAACGAACACTTGGATCACAAGTTGTTGATGATGGTTGATGACGAAGATAAGTCTCGCTACCAGTTGCTTGAAAAGACAACGGATAAGAAGTCAATTTTTGCAATGCCAACGACGTATGAAATCCTTGCTAGTCGTGGGGAAACAAGTGATATTCGTGGCTGGATGAATTTTACGTTCATCACATTGAATGATGCAGAGCGTGATAACTTCATTCGTCGTTATAATGCCTATGAAGAGGGGATGGATGAGCATGGTTTCATTAGCTCATTCTTGTTGCAACGTAACGATAACCAACATCAACTTGTGATGCTATCAACGTGGAACATGAAGTCTGATTGGGAGCTATGGCATGCCAAGAATGACTTCCCACTCCGTCAATATGAGAGTTCAAACAGCTTATATGGTTTGATGCGTAAGCAATACAGCTTCGCAGCGTTCTCAAAGCAGAATATGTAA
- a CDS encoding iron-sulfur cluster biosynthesis family protein, whose amino-acid sequence MKMYIELDDYATNRVMNNFDPETQVILFAVEDGISPYNDPLDVTMETSFTINIVNKDVPYQRWFDMPLETSLGTWYIKSTSKSLLAENMQLRKKNNFGGLALDSNEQGRLVESVAVKDATGVDIAAYDANQNGPEYK is encoded by the coding sequence ATGAAGATGTATATTGAACTTGATGATTACGCAACGAACCGTGTAATGAATAACTTTGATCCTGAGACCCAAGTCATTTTGTTTGCGGTTGAAGATGGAATCAGCCCATACAATGATCCGCTAGATGTCACGATGGAAACAAGCTTTACGATTAACATTGTTAACAAGGATGTCCCATACCAACGCTGGTTTGATATGCCTTTGGAAACGAGCTTGGGGACTTGGTACATCAAGAGTACGTCAAAGTCTTTGCTAGCTGAAAACATGCAACTTCGTAAGAAGAACAATTTTGGTGGCTTGGCACTTGATTCCAACGAACAAGGTCGTTTGGTTGAGAGTGTCGCTGTAAAGGATGCCACTGGGGTTGATATTGCAGCATACGATGCTAATCAAAACGGACCAGAATATAAGTAA